The genome window AAATAGATAATGAAAGAAGATGGATTATTAAAATCAGAAATTTTTTTGTCATAAATAACTACAGCTTACAATCACGAGGAGAATCATTTTAGATATGATAATTCAGTGTTTATTTCCTATTATATGATTATTTTTGGAATTTGAGTAATTCTTCTTCTTTAATTTTGACTTTTTGATATGGCGTATAACGAACTAGGCTAATCGACGTAGGCTGGCCCTGAGTCCCAACGGGACGTTAGGGACTGGAACGACGCTTGCGCAAGCAAGAGGAGTGCCAGAAGCCTATGTGTCGTAGACCGAGCGAGGCCGCAAGTGCCGAAGCGAAGCGATTCGCCGCTGTTATACGACGTATCTCATGTAAATCAGATGTTTAATTTGTTGAAGATTAATTCTGTCGAATTTTTTCTATTTAATTCAGATTCTTCTATTGTAATGAACTTAGTTCTTCTAAGTTTTTCTTTGTTCAAGAAATTATTTAAAGTTTTGATATCATTTTCAGAAAATTTCTTGGCCACTAGTATGTTTATCAAATGAGGCTGTATATTAAGTATGTTTGCGGTTTCCTGATCTACTTTTTTATTAAAATTTAGAATCAACTTTAATAATTCATTTTTGAGATTACCATGAATATATTTAATTTCAATTATGTAGTAATAATCAAATTTATTATTTGGTATAAGCATTCCATCAACAGTTACTTCCTTAAGTTTTCTTTGGGTAATTAAGGTGTATTTTTTATTTAACTGGTTTTTTAATATTTTTAAAATTGAAGATTCTATTTCGTATGTTTTGTTAATTATTTGATTTTTTGCTGCTGCTTGAAGATTTGATTTTGCAGCATATATTGTGATTTCCTTACCAATTTGATTTTTCTTTTCTTTTACGCTAACTGAAGTTGTTCTTAATTTAAATTCTTTTAATTTTTCTTCTGTTTCGAAATCTATCAAATTCTGTCCTTTTCTCCAATTCGTAAGACCGAATATTAAAGAAATTATTCCGCTTATATTTAATAGGGCGAAGGTGAATTTGATATGTGAATATACCAACCGTGCTAAATTGAATTTTAGATCGATAATTTCCTTAGAAATTGGATATAATTTGTCATAGTCTTCCTGTTTTATTATTAAATCTAAATCAGTTTTTAGAAATAGCCAGGGAAGAATGAAGCTGATTGAAATTAATATTATACCTAGAGAAGCAAAAAATCTGTAATAGTCTTGGAATTGTAAATTTATCATATGGTTTGAGATATGTCGTATAACGAACTAGGCTAATCGACGTAGGCTGGCCCTGAGTCCCGGAACGGGACGTTAGGGACTGGAACGACGCTTGCGAAAGCAAGAGGAGTGCCAGAAGCCTATGTGTCGCAGACCGAGCGAGGCCGGCAGTGCCGAAGCGAAGCGATTCGCCGTTGTTATACGCAGTTTTAATATGACTAATCTAGTTCGTCAGATTTATTTTATGCTTTTATTCTGATTTTTCTATTTAATAGAGTAATGACGTTTCATCTAATTTGGCTTTAAAATATTTTCCACATCATTAGCTAATTCAAAAACAAACTCGTTTAAAATTGAATTTGAATCAACATGATGTGAGAACATATTGTAAAAATAGCCCATAACGCGACTTCGATTTTTAGAAAATTCCTTTTCTAGAATAATTTTGTTATTTTTATCGAGCAATCTATATTTAATTCTTATTTGGGAATTAGTATATTGGATTGGAGCACCTAAAATCCAAAGATAAACTCCGAATGGACCAAGCATATATGTTGTCATTTTCCCAGTGCGTGTTGTTTCTAAAATCTCTCCTTCAATTTTAAAGTCAGATTTTTTCTGCTCAAATTTATTAGTAAGACTGATGGTTTTAAGTAAGCTACGGGAATTTATTTCTTCCGCGATTGCTTCTTGAATATCTCTTGATGGTTTAATAATAAAGGGATAAACGTCATTTTCAATTTGATTTACTGTAGCAGTTCCATACGGTATAAGTGGAATTAAAACTAAGAGTTGATAATTCGTGTTTCCCGATATTCTTTTATCATCGAATGTGTTTATTGAGATAGAATAAGGTAGAGTTTCGGAAGATTTTCGATTAGATGGTTTATATATAAAACTGCTTTGGGTGTTGCAGTGTATAAGTCCAAAAATTATTAATAGATTCAGATGCTTTTTCATTTATTTCCTGTTTTGTTTAAATTTATTAAAATTGCGTATAACGAACTAGACTTAACGACGTTCCTCGACCCTGAGTCCCTGTAAGGGACGTTAGGGGCTGGAACGAGGCTTGCGGAGGCAAGAGGAGTTCCAGAGAGGAATGTGTCGTAGACCGAGCGAGGGCGCAAGTTCCGAGGCGAAGCGTTAAGTCGCTGTTATACGCTGGTGAAGATGTGTTAGTGTAGTTTCCGATTTTTCCAAAAGAAATTTCTGTCACTTGGTCGTTCAAACTTTTCCAGAATACTTGTGAATAATTCAGGATATTTTGCTTCTTCGAGAGGAATGCAAAACATATATTCTGGTTCATCCGGTTCACCACCTAAGCCGATAACAATAAACACTGGAATTTTTCTTTCTTGTGAAAATTGCTTATATCGTTTGATTTGTTCAGAGTAAGACCATTTCAAAACAACTTGATTCATCTTATTTTTGTATAGGCCACTTCGGAATTTGCATT of Leptospira wolbachii serovar Codice str. CDC contains these proteins:
- a CDS encoding PDDEXK family nuclease; this encodes MKPFIDFLKFLFDQNDVNDDLETGHEFEQYVAELFTDQGNYFSILEWTPDNSIKHKNFRVESNQNPDLVIQYNPTKEKFAVECKFRSGLYKNKMNQVVLKWSYSEQIKRYKQFSQERKIPVFIVIGLGGEPDEPEYMFCIPLEEAKYPELFTSILEKFERPSDRNFFWKNRKLH